One Camelina sativa cultivar DH55 chromosome 3, Cs, whole genome shotgun sequence genomic window carries:
- the LOC104777051 gene encoding elongation factor 1-delta 1-like — protein MASFPNLNSDAGLKKLDEHLLTRSYITGYQASKDDITVFAALAKPPTSQHVNASRWYNHIDALLRISGFSAEGSGVVVEGSAPITEEAVATPPAADSKDAAAEEDDDDVDLFGEETEEEKKAAEERAASVKASTKKKESGKSSVLIDIKPWDDETDMKKLEEAVRSIQMEGLFWGASKLVPVGYGIKKLQIMCTIVDDLVSIDTMIEEQLTVEPINEYVQSCDIVAFNKI, from the exons ATGGCGTCCTTCCCTAACCTTAACTCTGATGCTGGATTGAAGAAGCTCGATGAGCATCTTCTCACTCGCAGTTACATCACTGG GTACCAGGCTTCAAAGGATGATATCACTGTTTTCGCAGCTCTTGCAAAGCCCCCAACTTCCCAGCATGTGAATGCTTCTCGTTGGTACAACCACATTGATGCCCTCTTGAGGATCTC TGGTTTCTCCGCTGAAGGAAGCGGTGTCGTTGTTGAGGGATCTGCCCCTATCACAGAAGAGGCTGTTGCTACTCCCCCTGCAGCTGATTCTAAG GATGCTGCggctgaggaagatgatgatgatgttgaccTTTTCGGAGAGGAGacagaagaggaaaagaaagctGCTGAAGAGAGAGCAGCTTCTGTGAAGGCATCTACAAAGAAGAAGGAAT CTGGAAAGTCATCAGTTTTGATTGATATCAAGCCGTGGGATGATGAGACTGACATGAAGAAGCTAGAGGAAGCTGTTAGATCTATTCAGATGGAAGGATTGTTTTGGGGAGCATCAAAGCTTGTCCCAGTTGGTTATGGTATCAAGAAGTTGCAGATTATGTGCACCATTGTTGATGACCTCGTCTCTATTGACACCATGATCGAAGAGCAACTCACTGTTGAACCAATCAATGAGTACGTCCAGAGCTGTGACATTGTTGCCTTCAACAAGATAT GA